TCTGCATGGTGATCATCGATCAGCACAAGAAACAATCTCCAGATTGCCGTCGTCGAGAAAGATGGGGGAGTCGCAGAGACGGAAATAGAGGTCCttgttagagagagagagagagagagagagagagagagagagagaggagagtgaTGGCAGACGAGGAGACACGGATCGAGAGATGATATGACGATAGTCATGGGGTAACAAAAAGTTGCCAAAGAGTTTGGGATTGCGCGGCGGATCGAAAGGCGGAGGAGACGGAGGCTGATCGGCAAGCGTCTTTGGGGGACGTCAGGGAAAGAACATGGGCCATGCATTCCTCCGGTAACCTCTCTAACTGTGTTAACTCCACATTCTCACATTCTCACTTGTGTTGTTTCATATTCATCATAATTTCACAACCCTACATATATATTCCATCTTGATTTTGGCCTTCGGAACTTCAACACGTCACATGGTTGCTCTCTATCTCGCTTATTATTATCATGAGCTACCATACCATCCATACCACCAACTTCCACTTAACAAAGAGAGCTAGACTATGCCAATTTCCACTTGACAAAGGGAGACTATGCCGATAGACCAAAACCATTAATTTAGAACATGAGTTTTTTTACGTGCTCTCAGTATTTAACATTGTCACAAATATATGTAGGTGAAAAGACGCATAGCATTTATCTATGTGTGTGGGAACTAAGGGTCGGGGCAAATTTGCTTCCAATATGAAGCTGATAGGAGCTTTATTTTGTGTACATATCATGGAATAATCAAGTACAATGAGGGCGGAAAGTAAAGAGTTACttgcatatatgtatgttttcaCAATGTACAAACTTACATATGGACAGGCCTTAGCTCAATACCTTCAACAATGAGGCCGCTCTTTAGGTTATCAACTTCCGTTACACTGCATTCTACAACATCAACAGCATCATCATTTCCTTTTTGTTCAATGAAGAATTGACCCATCTCAATCTCCATCCACCCATCTCCTCTATGTCGAGCCCGCTGAGGCATAGGGTCTAGGATCACACGATGCACACTCACAACTGCACTTTGTTGATAATTGATGCGCAACACAATAGGTGTTCTTGCCAGCCCCGATCTTACTTCTGAGAGCTGATACACAAGGTAAGCTGCATAGGTTGTTCCTGCAGATAAGTTCTTAGTCCATATGCACGCCTTGATGTCAAGCCACCATACAAGTTTGAGCTTAGCCACTTCAGAGAACCTGCCATACATCCACGTATATAATTAACTACTAATTATAACACAGGACAATCAATATACGTACGTACCAAGTTCCACGTACATAAGGGAATTGTATATATACCTGGAGTGTGGTAGAGTCATCCATTGCCAGTAAGTGGGTGTATCTGCCCATGCAATTGAAAGCCCTCTTGCACCTACCATATAACATATCTTGCCGCTCTGCCTATCTAGTGCAAAGCTCTGCAGCAAAGAGTTAGTGATCAATAATCATTGTAACCTTTAACCCTAGAGGCATACATCACCAATATCTTGTTTAAAGGCTCAAGAAGTCAAGATCGTAGCTTCATTAGTTCCTTAATTAAACACATTTAGCTTGAATGCTCCTTAGTTAAGTGTACGTaccatttatatttattcttaTCCCTCCAATATTCAAAATTGTTTAATGCTCTAGTTAAATTGACTGGTGGATTCCATTTCCTTTGAGAGTTTGAGGTAGCTAGTGAATAGCAATTGCGAATTGACCCTATTTCGATTCACTTTAGTCGATCGCTGCGTGCTACCAGAGACTGATCGATCTTCCTCTCTATTCTAGATCATCCATTTCCTAGGAGTCATCAAAATTttccaggattgtaaacacccGGCCCAAAAGTAAATCGAAGCTAGCTAGGAAGTAATTCAATCTGTTAAACTGGCAAAAATATTATAGAGGTATGCAGAACAAAGATGTCATGAAAGAGTGACATAAGTGAAGTTGAAGTACCATGTGGCCGTTGGCAATGATGATGGGGTGGGTACAGAGATGGAAGTAGAGATCCTTCTTGGGCATGGAAAACAAAGAAGAGGAGGATGGAGATTGGGAGATGATGTGCTTATAATGGGGAGGAAGAAGCCTATCCCAGACAATATCAGAATCGGCAGCATGCTTAAAGAGACGAGACACGGCACATGATCTGCAGGCATCCCCGGCCGACGTAAAGCCTATGATGTGTGAGGCGCACTCCACAGGCAACCTCTTCatttctcctcttcttcttcttcgcatCCGTGATGATCGAGTTGTTGAGTTGTCAATAAAATATCTAACCAGCTGTACTATGCAGGTTGGCGAAGACGTGGACTAATTATCACATCAGCAAATCTTTTTCGCAGTACTATGCGGGTTGTCAATAAAATATCTTTTTCGCATCCTCTGCTccttcttcttattcttctatttttctattttgaagAGAAAAGTCAGCAAATCTGATTATCACATCAGCATCGTACAATGTATGACCGACCTTCTCTGTCTGGACTTGGTCGACTTGGTGTCAGGGAGAACTCAACCctacttttttttatgattattAATCAAAGAGGGAGACAAATAACCTCATCTCCTATTTCTGATAAATTCCGAcaaaaagaataaataaaaGCTCAATCCGGCATGTATATACTCaagaatataaatataaaaatctcTAGCAAATAGCAAACCCTCAGCTAATAAACGCTTAATTAAAAGACGGGATGAAACTGGTAACATTGGCAgacagttgtgagataccaagaatagagaaaatagacatatcgTGATACTTCTTGTAAGGATGAAAAAAGTACAGAGTAAACTCTTtaaacaatttcaaaagaTGACGTTGGTCTTGTTGTGCGGAAGCGTAAACAAACAGCAATATTGATATGGaacaataaagaaaagaaaacacaagGACACAAGATTTATAGTGGTTCACTCAATCAATGTGATTGAGCTACGTCCACTTTCGGAGCAGGCGAGAAATTCTACTATGATCAATTTGAGAAAATACAATAGAGTTTTGTACTAAAACTCTCTAATCCCAAAACCCCAAATAGCTGCTCTTCTCTCTGAATGAAGAAGA
This is a stretch of genomic DNA from Argentina anserina chromosome 4, drPotAnse1.1, whole genome shotgun sequence. It encodes these proteins:
- the LOC126792946 gene encoding putative F-box protein PP2-B12, coding for MRRRRRGEMKRLPVECASHIIGFTSAGDACRSCAVSRLFKHAADSDIVWDRLLPPHYKHIISQSPSSSSLFSMPKKDLYFHLCTHPIIIANGHMSFALDRQSGKICYMVGARGLSIAWADTPTYWQWMTLPHSRFSEVAKLKLVWWLDIKACIWTKNLSAGTTYAAYLVYQLSEVRSGLARTPIVLRINYQQSAVVSVHRVILDPMPQRARHRGDGWMEIEMGQFFIEQKGNDDAVDVVECSVTEVDNLKSGLIVEGIELRPVHM